One Vigna unguiculata cultivar IT97K-499-35 chromosome 7, ASM411807v1, whole genome shotgun sequence genomic region harbors:
- the LOC114189903 gene encoding ethylene receptor 2-like, with amino-acid sequence MLKAVASGLLITSVLICVSANDNGFPRCNCDDEASLWTIESILECQRVGDFLIAVAYFSIPIELLYFISCSNVPFKWVLIQFIAFIVLCGLTHLLNGWTYGPHTFQLMVALTVSKILTALVSCATAITLITLIPLLLKVKVREFMLKKKTWDLGREVDNIMRQREAAVHVRMLTQEIRKSLDRHTILYTTLVELSKTLSLQNCAVWMPNVDKTEMNLTHELNGRNFNLSIPINDPDVVRIKGSDRVNILSPDSALAVGSSGASGEAGPVAAIRMPMLRVCNFKGGTPELRQTCYAILVLILPTGEPRSWSNQELEIIKVVADQVAVALSHAAILEESQLMREKLEEQNRALQQAKRNALMASQARNAFQKVMSDGMRRPMHSILGLLSMIQDDNLKYEQKLIVDAMLRTSNVLSNLINDAMDNSTKDDGRFPLEIRSFGLHSMLKEAACLSKCMCVYGGFGFMVEVEKSLPDNVMGDERRVFQVILHMVGNLLQHNHGGGILVFRVFAETGSQGRSDKGWTTWRPSSSSGDVNIRFEIGINSSDSEVGSSSGLGGRKYNSDRVGGRLSFNICKRVVQLMQGNIWLVPCAHGYPQSMTLLLRFQLRPSITIAISEPGEGSERSDSNSMLRSLQVLLVDNDDVNRAVTQKLLQKLGCVVTPVTSGFECLTVIGPAGSSIQVILLDLHMPDLDGFEVATRIRKFRSGNRPMIVALTASAEEDLWDRCMQVGINGVIRKPVLLQGIASELRRILMQGNNVL; translated from the exons ATGTTAAAAGCAGTGGCATCTGGGTTGTTGATTACCTCTGTCCTCATATGCGTATCTGCAAATGATAATGGATTTCCTAGATGTAACTGCGATGACGAGGCCAGCTTGTGGACTATTGAAAGCATTCTGGAGTGTCAGAGAGTTGGTGATTTCTTGATTGCTGTGGCCTACTTCTCCATCCCCATTGAGCTGCTTTATTTTATCAGTTGCTCAAACGTCCCATTCAAATGGGTCCTGATTCAGTTCATTGCCTTCATTGTACTATGTGGGTTGACACATTTGCTCAATGGGTGGACCTATGGTCCTCACACTTTCCAACTTATGGTGGCACTAACTGTCTCTAAAATTCTCACTGCATTGGTTTCATGTGCCACCGCCATAACCCTCATTACTCTGATTCCTTTGCTTCTCAAGGTGAAGGTCAGAGAGTTCATGCTGAAGAAGAAGACATGGGATCTTGGACGTGAGGTTGATAATATTATGAGGCAAAGGGAGGCTGCAGTGCATGTAAGAATGCTCACTCAGGAGATACGCAAGTCACTGGACAGACACACTATTCTGTATACCACTTTGGTGGAGCTGTCTAAAACACTGAGCTTGCAAAATTGTGCTGTGTGGATGCCTAATGTTGATAAAACTGAGATGAACCTTACTCATGAATTAAATGGAAGGAATTTTAATCTGTCTATACCCATTAATGATCCAGATGTTGTGAGAATTAAGGGAAGCGATCGGGTGAATATACTTAGCCCCGACTCAGCACTTGCTGTTGGAAGTAGTGGAGCTTCTGGAGAGGCAGGGCCAGTTGCAGCAATCCGAATGCCTATGCTACGTGTTTGTAATTTCAAAGGAGGTACACCCGAACTAAGACAGACTTGTTATGCAATATTGGTCTTAATTCTTCCCACTGGAGAGCCTAGATCTTGGAGCAATCAGGAGCTGGAGATAATTAAGGTGGTTGCTGATCAGGTTGCCGTGGCCCTATCTCATGCTGCAATTCTTGAAGAGTCCCAACTTATGAGAGAGAAGTTGGAGGAGCAAAATCGAGCTTTGCAACAGGCAAAAAGGAATGCTCTGATGGCAAGCCAGGCAAGAAATGCATTTCAGAAAGTCATGAGTGATGGAATGAGGAGGCCAATGCACTCAATTTTGGGATTGCTTTCAATGATACAAGATGATAATTTAAAGTATGAACAGAAACTTATCGTGGATGCAATGCTTAGGACCAGCAATGTGCTATCAAACTTGATAAACGATGCCATGGACAACTCGACCAAGGATGATGGAAGATTTCCTTTGGAGATAAGGTCTTTTGGGTTACATTCCATGCTGAAGGAAGCAGCTTGCCTTTCAAAATGCATGTGTGTTTATGGGGGCTTTGGTTTTATGGTGGAGGTTGAGAAGTCTCTGCCTGACAATGTTATGGGTGATGAGAGGAGGGTTTTTCAGGTGATTCTACATATGGTTGGGAATCTACTACAACACAACCACGGGGGAGGGATCCTAGTATTTCGGGTTTTTGCAGAAACTGGAAGTCAGGGAAGAAGTGACAAAGGGTGGACAACCTGGAGACCAAGCTCTTCTAGTGGTGatgtaaatattagatttgAGATAGGGATCAACAGTAGTGATTCTGAGGTGGGGAGTTCGTCAGGACTTGGGGGTAGGAAATATAACAGTGATAGGGTTGGCGGCAGATTGAGCTTCAATATTTGCAAGAGGGTAGTGCAG TTGATGCAGGGGAACATATGGTTAGTACCTTGTGCTCATGGTTATCCTCAAAGTATGACACTTCTTCTGCGGTTTCAATTACGACCATCCATTACCATAGCCATCTCTGAGCCTGGAGAAGGTTCAGAGCGTTCCGATTCGAATTCAATGCTGAGAAGTCTGCAAGTTCTTTTAGTGGACAATGATGATGTAAATAGAGCAGTGACCCAAAAATTGCTTCAGAAACTAGGTTGTGTTGTAACTCCTGTTACTTCAGGATTTGAATGCCTTACTGTCATTGGACCTGCTGGATCTTCCATTCAAGTCATTCTTTTAGATCTTCACATGCCTGATTTAGATGGGTTTGAAGTTGCCACGAGGATTCGGAAGTTTAGAAGTGGAAATCGGCCAATGATTGTAGCCTTGACTGCAAGTGCAGAAGAAGATTTGTGGGACAGATGCATGCAAGTTGGTATTAATGGAGTTATCCGCAAACCAGTTTTGTTGCAAGGAATTGCTAGTGAACTCAGAAGAATCCTGATGCAGGGAAATAATGTCCTGTGA